From a region of the Eulemur rufifrons isolate Redbay chromosome 7, OSU_ERuf_1, whole genome shotgun sequence genome:
- the RPL29 gene encoding large ribosomal subunit protein eL29: MAKSKNHTTHNQSRKWHRNGIKKPRSQRYESLKGVDPKFLRNMRFAKKHNKKGLKKMQANNAKAMSARAEAIKALVKPKEVKAKIPKGMSRKLSRLAYIAHPKLGKRARARIAKGLRLCRPKAKDQTKAQSKTQSKAQSKAQSKVQSAASAAAPASVPAPAQAPKGAQAPAKAPE, from the exons ATGGCCAAGTCCAAGAACCACACCACACACAACCAGT cccGAAAGTGGCACAGAAATGGCATCAAGAAACCCCGATCACAAAGATATGAATCTCTTAAGGGG GTGGACCCCAAGTTCCTGAGGAACATGCGCTTTGCCAAGAAGCACAACAAGAAGGGCCTGAAGAAGATGCAGGCCAACAACGCCAAGGCCATGAGTGCACGTGCTGAAGCTATCAAGGCCCTCGTAAAGCCCAAGGAGGTTAAGGCTAAGATCCCAAAGGGCATGAGCCGCAAGCTCAGTCGACTTGCCTACATTGCCCACCCTAAGCTTGGGAAGCGTGCTCGTGCGCGCATTGCCAAGGGTCTCAGGCTCTGCCGGCCAAAGGCCAAGGATCAAACCAAGGCCCAGTCTAAGACCCAGTCTAAGGCCCAGTCCAAGGCCCAGTCCAAGGTCCAATCTGCGGCTTCAGCTGCAGCACCAGCTTCAGTTCCAGCTCCAGCTCAGGCTCCCAAAGGTGCCCAGGCCCCTGCAAAGGCTCCAGAGTAG